The DNA sequence GACTGCGAATCGATTCGCGCACCTTGGACTCAACGGTCCAAGGCAGGAAATGGTTCTGGTCCGGCAAGACTGAGAACTCATGAACTATTTCTCGGGCGAAATGCTCGCGCATGAAGTCCGCGTTCGCCACGGGCACGAGCATGTCCTTCTTCCCGTGGATGATTGCTACGGGGCATGTAATTTCGCCCAGGCGCTCCGATAGTGCGCTCAGTTCGGCTTTCAGCGGCATGAGTTCGCGATTGCTCGTTGTGAGGTCGCGCGGGAGCAACGAAGGCATGAATGCAAAATCGGCGGCGCGCTGATACCAGTGAACCGTCTCCAACTGCGGCGCGAGCGCGCCCGCAAGAATGACAAGGCCGCCGACCCTATCCGGGTAATCGATGGCGGCCTGACAAATAATCGTGCCCCCCAACGAATGGCCGACGAGGATCGGCCATTTCCCATTTCGCTCGACGAGAAACGGTTCGATGGCGCGGGCCTGTTCCCGCAGCGATGGCTCGGGGCCCTTGGGAGTCGATTGGCCGAATCCAAAGCGATCGATCGCAAGGGACTCGAATCCGGCGATTGGGTCTACCACGTAGCGCGCCCAGTCCGTCGCGCGTCCTGGGGAACCGTGCACGTAAACAATGCGCGGCGCCGCCGGATCGCCGGCGTGCAGGTAACTCACGGTATGGGTGTCATCAATGGAAACCGCGTCACGCGGGACGCCGGGCGCTTCCCGCGGAATATCAAGGAAGGTGAACAAGGCACATGCGCCGCCTACGGTCAACAGCAAGAGAAGGACGAAGGCTACGGTAAGGCGAATGAGCCATCGCTTCATGGGGACGTGGCGAGCAGCGGCGACTCGGATATGCCCAACAACTCCGCGACGGATTCTTGCACAGCCGCCGCGAGCGATTTGCGGGTGTGTCCTTCGCTTGCGATGGGCGTTCCAAATGCGATTTCAGCGCGGATGCCGCTGAATCCGAGGAGCCGCCACGCGTGCGGGCCGAAGGTGTGTTCCTCGCGCCAATACGCGATATCTTCACAAATGTCGATCGCCGGGTCGCCCGGTATCCATCGGATCGCCGTGGGACACACGGGCGCGTTCGCATCGATCGCGGGCTGTACCAGCGGCGGATAAAACGGCAGGAGCCGATTGCCCCCGCTCGACGTGCCTTCGAGAAACACGCAAACCGACTGCTTCGCGCGCAACCGGTCCGCGATCTGCGTAGTCGCCTCGACCAAAGCCTTCACGCGCGCGCGCGGCACGCCGATGTTGTGCGAAATGGTGAACAGCATGCCGATAAACGGCCACGATTCGACATCGACCTTGGCGACGAAGAAACACGGCAGCACCGATCCGATCGCCAGCACGTCCGCGTAACCGAGGTGGTTCGGCGCGATGAGCGCGCCGGCGGGTGGGCGCGCGCCCGATACGGTCACTCGGAAGCCTGCCGCCCAACGACAGTACCGCGCCCAGTGCCCAGTCCAGCGTGCGGCACGCTCGTAGAGATGTTCTTTCGAGCGCGCGGTGCTCTTCACGACAATCCAAACGAGCAGGAAGACGACGCTTCCCACGAAGAGCAGACTGACGCGCCACGCGGCGCGCAATGCGCTGGAACGCGCCCGCGCGCTGTTTGCGGCAGGCGCGTGTTCGATGCGCGAATCCATTAACGGAGGATATCCAGGGACGACAGCGAAACGCCTTTGCCGTCCATGAACACGAGGAAATCGACCGTCCCGAAATCGCGATCGATGGCGGGACCGGAGATGACCTTCGCGCCCATATGCATGTACGTGCGGAACAATTTGGGCAGCGGAATGGCCGGACCGAGCTCGGGGTCGTGCTCGCGCGCGGCGTCGCCGCAGGAGTGAGAGGGACGCGTACGGAGTAAAATCTCCCGGTGCAGGAATTTCCGTTGGCGGATCGTCTTCATTGCGCGCCACCCGTCATCGGGATTCTGCGTCGTGAGCGAACAACATCCGAACAGGAATTGTTGGTCGAACAGGTTCATGAACTCTCCGAGGCCCGTCCACAACGTCATGATCGCGGCGAGGTTTCGATGGTCCTGCGCGAGGCACGCTCGGCCGACTTCGATCATGCGCGGATAGTAACGATCGAGGCCGGCGAACTCGAAGAGTTGGGCGGAATAGATGCCCGCGTGGGCCAGCGCGTGCATCACGGTCTGCACGCGGTAGGTGCCGACGACGCGCTGACCCGCCGTGTCGAACAGCACGATATGCGTCATCTGATCGTCGAATTCGTCGCGGTCGAGGCCGGTCACCGCCGAATGGGCGAGGCCTTCGCCGAGTTCAACGTTGAATACCTCGTATCGCAGGCGAAGCACTTCGTCCAGGCAGCGGTCCGAGCACGCAAGTCCTGAAACGTAGTTCCCCTTTTTCGCGCCGGACAAGGCGAGTAGATCGGTCGAGTTCCATCGGGCCCGAAAGTCCGCTGAAACGCCGGACGCTTCTATGCGCAGCGGCGCGCGGGGGGCGTCCAAATGCACTGCGGATAGCACGACACCGCTTTCGTCATGCGTCATATGGCCGCCTCCTAGCGCCCGTGTGCGCCGCCCTTGGGCTATTCATTGTAATGCATTTACAAAATAACGGTTAGGATAGTGTTTACCAGTCAGTGCGCCAGCGGATACCGGCGCGACGATTCGCGGTACCAGATGCAGTCGCCGAGCAGCCGAAACGGGTTGAGCGGCTTCACGCCGCACCTGCGGTTCGCCGCGCCAATCTCGAACAAAATGCGCCACTGCCGGAACAGGGCGCCGTACGCGCCGCGGAGGGTCATCGTGGCGTCCCAAATGTGGGTGGACTCCGCGCCCGCGCCGTTGATTTCGACGATATGAACGTCATCTCCATTCAGGAAGGCATCGAGTTCGGTAAAGCGGATATCGAACCTGCCGAAGTAGAAGCCGGGCATTGACGACGCGACGCCGTGCAATCGAGCGAGCAACGCCGGCGTTGCCAGGTGTGTGCCGTCTTTGAAAACCGTGCCTTGCGCGTGGTTGCCCGCGAACACCAGCGGAAAACGTTCGCCCGGGGGCAGGACGCGATCGAGTTGCGCGCCGTGGCGATTGAAATAGACGCGCCGGACGATGCGCGCACGCGGATCGGCGAGGATGAGTTCGCGCAACGTATGCGCGCCGTCGCCCACGACTGTCGGAAATTCTTTCAGCGTGATTGACAGGATCGCCGCGCGGTTACTGCCGGGGTAACGGTAGTACATCACCCCCGCTTCGCACGGAAGGTCGGCGAGTTGTTGGAACACGATTTCCAGATTTGGCGGAAAGGATTCCAAGTAGGCGCGGAGATCGTCTTCGGTCCGCAACCGTTGCACGCCCGCACCGCGCTGGCCCTTATCAGGCTTCGCGACGATTGGGAAATCTATACCGGCGCTACGCATCACATCGAGCGCCTCGCGCAGCACGGTTTCGATCGGGATATCGGCGGAAGGGCGCGTGAACATGCAGAACGGCTGAATCCACATCCGTTGCGATTCCGGCACAAGCGAGAGGATTTGCGACTTCGATTCGCGTATAAGTCCGCCGGAATAGATTGACGGATTGGCGGCGGTCGGCAGCGTCGTTCCCCTAAACCGGAGTGCGAGCCACGCGTAATAGAGCCCAACCGGGAAATAGAAGATGTAGGGAGGCCAGAATTCGAAAAAAGAAACCACCGGTTGCGCGGGAGCGTCGTCCGCGGACAGGTGCTTCGAGGCGCGCCGCTGCGCGAAAACGAGAAGCGCCACAATGATAACGACCACCGGCCATCGGTACGCGCCAAGCATAGGCAATATGGTTTGTCCGAGCTTGACGGTAACCGCGAGCAACGCAAGCGTCCACAAGAGCGACGCGGCGATTGCCGCGCCGAGGAACCGGATGGGTGACGCTTGAAAGATTCCCGCGCCGACGTAGGTGGGCAGGCGGGTACCCGGCATGAACCGAGATAGCACAACCGCCAGTATCAGGTTGCGGTCGAACCAGCGCTTCACGCGATCAAGCCGCTCCTGGGACAACAATCCCCACGCGACGGTGCTCGGGCCTACGAGACGTCCGATGGCGTACAGTCCAAAATCGCCCGCGGCAATGCCGAGCGTCAAGCCCACCAGTGCGGTGGTGAACAGCATGTGGCCCTCTGCCACCAGCGCGCCGCAGGTAATAGTTGTGGGGTCTTCGAGTATAAACGTCGCCAGCGCGGCCACCATGCCCTGCAGGATCGGGCTGGCTGCGAGTTGATCGAGCGCATTCGCGAAGTAGTCAGCCATGGTGCGTCAACGATTGCTCAAGGTGCAGCGGCAGAGTCGTGACGAAAGGCGCGCGACCCGCATCGAGCGCATCGCGGCGCCAGTAGCGCATGACCGCTTTGTCACGGCCCCGTGCGATTTCGACCTGCGTAATGCTGCGGGTGCACGTGTGCTCGCGATCCATGAGCGGGGACCATTCGCGCATGCCGTCGGGGTGTTGCAGGTGCAGAGACGGCAAGTCATTCGTCATCTTACATCCGTCCGCGCGCCATAGGTCGAAGGCGCGCATGCGCCAGGCGATGACCTCGTCGGTTTTCCACGATGACGACGAAAACGCAGACCAAACGTCGTCGTGCGTCCTGTCTGCAAGCATGCCGTTTCCCCTCCAGTCGAAGGATTCGACCGCGCCGTGGTGTGCGAGGATTAGCGTAAAGGAGGGATACGGCGCGGGGTCGAATTCGCGCACGAGCGCGTTCCGTATGTCCTGCAATCCTCCGCGTTCTATCAACCGGGGAATGATTGCGCCACGGGTCGGTACGTTGCTGGACGCGGGCGGGGCTGGACTCTCTCCGGAGACGTACCCGTTCATGATGCATGTCACGACCCCGAGTTCGTTCACGGCAATCCACGTGCCGCCGCGCTCGGAGTCGGATGGGGCGAGCCAGGAGATGTCACCGTGATGCAACACCGGGGAATTCTCCGGCGCACGGTCGCGGCGTTCGTCGCGATTCATGGTGACGAGAAGGCGATCGCAGGTGCGATGGACAGTTACCGTACACACGGTTCTGGTCTCGTAATTGGGTTTTCGCGCTGGTGACTCAGTTCGTGGGCGATTCGGACTCGAGGGCTTCGCGATGCGCCGCGGTCGAAAATGCGACGGACAACTCCGGCGAAATCGCGATACCGCGTTCTTTGGCGATTTGGGTGACAATGGCAAGATGGTGGATGGTGTGTCCGGACAAGAACAGCAGCTCGCGCTCGACGGTGCTGCCGACGGTCACGAGCGGCGCCCCCGGCGCGGAAATCTGGCACACCGTGATGGCATTCGCGAGCGTGGCGGGCGAAATCGCCGCGAGCTGGTCCATCGCGTGCCGTACAATTTCGCGATAGTAGTCGGCGTCCGTTTCCACGCGCACGTCGCGATCGCGCGCGTCGTATTCAATGACGCCGGAACGAAGTCCGCGCAAAAAGCACATCACGTGATCGAGGCAGTGCCGCAGGTGCGGTCCGACGGCGGAATAGGGGCCGCCGGCTTTCTCGTATTGATCTACGGCGTCCAGGGTCCGCACGCACGCGACCAAACAACCATCGATGGCGGGTGCTGCAGTAAGGGATTGTTGCATACGTGTTTGCTTCCTCGTTTCCGGGACACTTCATTCGCGCGGCGCCGAACTGGCGCCTTGCTTCTTCAATTCGAGTGCGCGCGTGCGCAGTACGGGGACGCCGTCGTGCAGTTCGAGCGGACCTTCCGCCGTGACGGTGAGCGCCGCCCATTGGGAGTCAAAATCGAGCGATTGTCCTTGTAGACCGGCCAGCAGGACCACCCGGCTCGATCCGTCCTCCAACCGCAGCAACAACCCCGGGGGCACCCCGCCGTCCAGGCAGCGCACCGCGCACGCGCGGTGTACCTTGCCCGTCGCCGGCCGCATAACGCCGAAGTAACACTTGGTGTCCACCAGTTCCCCAGTCAGTCTAACACGGCCCAATTCGGCAGCGCGACTGGTATTTACAGGACTGCCGGACTCGCCCAGGACCTTGAATGAATCCGGGTCGTTCATCTCGATCATGGCCAGCCCGTCGCGCACGATAAGGCTGCCCTCGAACCGAACGCGCTTGCCGTCAAGTCCCCGGGCGAAATCCGGTAAACCCGATTTACCAGACCCCGCCAACGGAAAGCTACGCGCGTCGTTGGTAGCGCTCGCAATCCGAAGCAGCGGAAGTGGGTGCTCGATCAACGTCCCCTCGAACGTGCGGGCCACGCCGAATTCGTACCGGCCGCGGTCTACTGAGGATTGCGCTGCGGCAATGAGTACGGTTGCGACAGGGACGATGAATGCGATCGCGGCCACCGTACCGCGCGCGAACCGGGCCGGTCCCGCCGGCGCTTTCTTGATGTAGCCGATGTAGAAGTCGCTCGATTCGGCAGGTGGCGAAGCGCCGTTCGCCGCCGCGCCGTCGCACACGGTTTTCGTTGGGTTCGGATTTGGGTGCACATATGCGCCGCCGTCGATCACGCGCACGTTGTACGTCGGGATGATTTCGGCGAATGGGGGAGGGCTGCATCCGTCCTCCGGTTTGTATTGCCAACCGTGCCAGGGGCACGTAACGCAGCCATCGATGATGCGGCCCTCGCCAACCGGCCCGCCTTGATGGCGGCAGACGTTCGACATCGCGAAGATGCGGTCGTGGTGCCGGAACAGCGCGATGCGTTCGCCGCCGACGCGCACCACTTTGCCGCGGCCTTCGGCAATACTTTCCGCACGGTATGCAAAGCGATAGCCGTCGTGTTCGGCAGCGCTTTTCGCGCGATCGGTCTTTGCTTCCTTTCGATACGCGAGGAGGTGGAGCGTGAGTACGACGACTGCGCCGAGCGCGGCTGCGCCGATATAGATGGGACTACGTTCACTTTGCAGCACGCCGTACGCGACGTGAACGAGCAAGGACCCGTACGCAACGTAAACAAGCAGGTGCATGAGTTTCCAGAACGACGCACCGAGATTACGCAGCCAGAAATCGTGGCTGGTCGCCGCCATCAAGAACAGTATGACCAGCGCCAGCGCGCCGAACGGCTCGAACGGAAATTGTGCGAGGCTGCCAGCCGGTCCATTGAACGGATCGTAGTCTGCGCGATACGCGGTGAACACGCTGACGACGGGGTTCGCCTTGCCCAGTGCATGGAACTGAAATATGGCGAGCGCGGCGTGGACAAACGCCAGGAAAAACATTGTCACGCCCAGGTGGCGGCGATTGTAGAGCAACGGCAAGAACCGCGCATCGAGCCGTGCCAGCGGGCCGATGCAGAGGATGACGTGCAGCAGCAATATTGCCGTCCACGATGTGGACCGAATCATCAGCGTTTCGGCGGTGCTACCGGGGTTCTTAACAATGGATACGACGATGAACAGCACAATTGACGCCGACACAAGCGACGCCAGCGTCGCGTCGTAGATGCGCTTCTGCCGGTTCCAGCCGACGCCCTTGTACTTCACCGACATGAGGCCCGCCCTGCGTATTGCGCAAGCGCGATCATGACGGCGCCTTGACCGAGGCGCGCGCGACGACCTCGGCGTCTGCAAAGGAATAGAGCACGAGCGAGCCGCCCTTGGAGAGCCTTTCACCGTCAACGGCGAAGCGGCGCGCGCCTGGGCCCCAGACATTGCCGAGGTAGACGCCGGTTCCCGGTACGATGGATTCGCCAGGGCCGTCAAGCCAGTAAAGCCCCAGCGCCGGTGTATCCAATTCGCGTTCTGCGTCGAGTTCCACTTGCCATGATCCGAGATCGTCCGTCCGCACGCGCAACACGATCGGAAACCCCTCGAACGCGTGGGAGCGCTCCAACGCAACGTCGCGCAGCGGCGGAGCGTCCGTTAAGGGGTTTGCCCCGCCGATCACGGCGACCGGCGCGCGCACCATGACCGCTGCGCCGACCGCGACGGGAATGAGAAGCGCGAGCAGCCGGATTGCGATTCCATGGATTTGGCGCAGGCGCAATGCTGGAATTGGCGCATCGGGCCGGCCGGCGCCGTCACCGCCGCGCGCGGCCTTTCGCCACTTGCACAGCATGATCGGCCAAAGTGCGATAAGGCCCGGTGTGACCAGTACGCGAAAGGATATTGGCGCGCCGGCCGTCGCGTGGTCCAGGATGCGTAACCCTCGCGCGTGCAGCGCAAGCGTTGCCACTGCGCCAAGCGCGAGATAGGCGCAGGCGCCATACACCGAGATTGTGACAATTGAGACGAACATCGCCGTTCAGGTTTCTTCCCTACGACACCATTCCTCGCTCCGTTTATTCGCGATGCGCGCGGTACAATGTCACTGGAATTCGTTTGCCGATGGCCCGATTATACAAGCAATGAAATTGCAGGAAATTATGACCGCCGGACTGGTCGAGATGGCGTACCTCGGCCACGGGCGCTGCCCTTGTCCGTACTTGCCGGACCGCGAGATGCGGCTGCTGTATCTCGACGGGTTGTGGGTCGAGCACATCTACGACAAGCTGCTCGACGCCGGGTTCCGGCGTAGCGGCACGCACGTCTACAGGCCTGACTGCAAGGGCTGCAACGAGTGCAAAGTCATTCGCGTGCCGGTCGAGTCGTTCTGCAAGTCGAAAGAGCAACGCCGCATCTGGAACCGCGGGGTCAGGGTGTTTCAGTCGCGCGTCGCACCCGCGGAGTACTCCGCCGAAAAACTTGCGCTGCAACAGCGCTACCTCGTCCACCAGCACGACCAGGATTTGCGCGAGTTGCCCGATGAAGATTCCTACCGGCGGTTTCTGGTCGATACGTGCCTTGGCCCGCGTACGCGTGAATTTCAATTGTGGAAGGACGGACGACTGGTCGGCCTTGGTGTAATCGACGAACTGCCCGATGCGCTTTCGACAGTGAACTTTTTCTACGACCCGTCCGTTTCGCGGTACAGCCCCGGCACGTTTTCCGCGCTGGCGGAAATTGAACTCGCGCGCCAATGGGGGAAATCGTACTACTACCTCGGTTACTACATCGCCGACTGCGGCACGATGAACTACAAGTCGCGTTTCCGTCCGAACCAGATTAAGGGCTGTAACGATGCGTGGGGCGCTCCGCACGACGAGTGATGAAGTGGGCCGTCGCGATCAGGCGCCGCACCGGATAGCGCTCGCCCCACGTAATGCTAACGTGGATTCGCCAAAGAGAGGAGTTCCGCGCGCAGCGATCGCTTGAGCCAGTAGCGCTGCACGTAGGAGGGGCGAATGTCCGGAGCGTGAATCGATTCGGCCTTATCCACCCATTGTGTGAGCAACTCATCATGCTTTGCGAAGGCGTCCTTCGGGTCAGGTGGATTCTCGATCCAATCCGCTTCGAGTGCGTTGCGTTCGGGGACGAATATGTCGCGGTAAGCGGTGGGATTGGCAATCACCGTGCGATGGAACGCTTCGTGCCGCCACCAGAGCGAATCGTCCGCTTTGTCAGTAGGCCTGCCAAGATCGAGCGGCTCCTCCAATCGCACCGGCTTGAATAGGCTCGTACATGGGGCGGCGGTCGCGGTTACCCAATGAACGATACCGCGCTCCTTTGTCATCTCCGTGACCCACGACGCCGTCGTTTGCGATGAAGCGAGGACGCCGCCGCCGTGCATGCAAGGGGAAGCCATAGCACCATTGATCCAGCGGTACTCCGGTTGCGAATAGCGCGCGCCGTGATCGCGCAGCGCGGCGAACAGGTGCTGGGGCCCGCGCGTCTTTTGCGACAGCAAGTGCGTGCGGCCCTGCCGCGTGCGACACCCGGAGACGCGCGTGTACAAATAGTCGGAATGTTTTTCCGCGAAACCGGGAATGGTGAGGCCGTTCGATATGGTGCGTGTGCCTTCGACCTTCTCGATCGCGTGAAGACGTCCCGCCGTTTCGAGCACATACGCCGATTTGGTATCGGCGACCATGAAACTGTTCTGGTACGCGAAGTCGCGTTTCTCGTGGCCGGCGCCGCCGCCTTGGCCGTATTGTTCGAGCAGCGCCACGATCACTTCACACGCCTTCTCCGCGGTGTCCGCGCGCTCGAGCGCGAGCCGCAACAGGTCCATGCCAATTAGGCCGGGTTTGGATTCGTTCCTGGTCTTGGTGAACACGGTCTCGTTGCCGATGCACACGCCGTGTTCGTTCGTGCCCATTTCCGCGCCCCAAATCCAAAACGGACGGCTGAGGAGCGTGGCGTACGTTTCCTCGACTTGCGGAATCTGGATCCACGTGCAGGTGACCTTCGCCCCACTCTCGTGGCGTTGCCGAGGGTTCCACTCGAGGTACTGCGCCTCGTTCGGATCGCGGTCGGAATTCTTCGCAAAATACACGCCGTCCTTGCGGACTATCGCAATCGTGTCACACATCCCGTATTTTCGCCTTCCACCAGTTTCAATTCTCGGGGCCATTCCCCGTATACTCAATCGATGAAGTTTACCCATTATTTCCACCACACGTGTAAACGGCAAGATCGTAAACATATACGCATGGAGTGGATTGAACGTGCGGTCAACAGTCCAGCAAAAGAAACAGTACAGGTCGATGGCCGCATTCGCCGTTGGGCATGGATTTCAGAAGCCCGCAAGTATTTGAGAGTAATTCTGCTGGAAGATCGCGAAACAGTCCACAACGCGTTCTTCGATAGGGACTTCGAGGAGAACACGAATGAAGATTAAGTACTTCGCGGACACGGATACGTTGCTTGTCGACTTCAATAGCCGAGAAGTCGTCGAGACCCGCGATCTGAACGAGAATGTCCTCGTAGACCTCGATAAAGATGGGTTCGTAGTGAGCATGACTGTCGAGCACGCAAAGCAACAGACCGATCTGAACGAATTCTCTTACCAGCTTAGCGCCGAATAAGCTCTTTCTACTTCGTTGAACAGGTCGTTCGATAGCCAAAAGCCCCGCGCCCATATCTGCGGCATTGGCGGCACCGCCATGGTCGCCGGGGCCCGGCTGGCGATCGAGGCGGGTTGGGAAGTGCGAGGCAGCGACAACCCCCTCTACCCGCCCACGTCCGATATGGTGAAAGCGCTGGGCGTGCCCGTTGCCGAAGGGTACGCGGCCACCAATCTCGATTGGGACCCGGATGTCGTCATTATCGGAAACGTGCTGAGCCGCGGAAATGTCGAAGTGGAGGCGGTGTTATCGCGCAAACTGCGCTACGTGAGCCTGCCGGAATGGCTGAAGGAACACGTGCTGCGGGCGCGGCGGCCCATCGCTATTTGCGGCACGCATGGCAAGACGACGACGACCGCGCTGACGGCCTATCTACTTGATGCGCTGGGCCGCAATCCCGGTTTTCTGATCGGCGGGCAACCGCTTGATTTTCCGCACTCGGCGCGCTTGGGCGCGAATGGAGCGCCGTTCGTCATCGAAGGCGACGAATACGACACGGCGTTCTTCGACAAGCGAGCGAAGTTCTTTCATTACCTTCCGGATATTGCCGTCGTTACCAGCATCGAGTTTGACCACGGCGACATCTACCGCGACGTGGACGAAATCGAGATCGCGTTCCAGCGGATGCTGCGGCAGATACCAAAGGAAGGACTACTGCTCACTTGCGCCGATTCTCCGCGCGCGGCGGCGCTGCGCGGGCACGCGTTTTCGCGCGTGGAAACGTACGGTTTCTCCGAAAGCGCGGACTGGCGCGGCGAGCATGCAGGCGTTGACAATGCCGGATTCACCCGCCTGACGATATATCGCAATGAGGCAGCGTGGGGGAACTTTCGCGTGCCGCTCGCCGGGCGTCATAACGCGCTGAATACGATTGCCGCGCTTGCCGTCGCAGCACACCACGGCGGCACGCCGTGCGCGCTCGCCGATGCACTCGCGGCGTTCAAGGGCGTGCGCAGGAGGATGGAGGTGTTCCTCGAGTCGGAGGGCGTGACGTTCGTAGACGACTTCGCGCACCACCCCACGGCCATCCGCGAGACAATCGAAGCCGCGCGCGAACGCTGGCCAAAACGGCGCCTGCGCGTGTTGTTCGAACCGCGATCGAACACAACGGTGACCAACGCGTTCCAGCACGAATTGTTCGACGCGTTTCGCGGCGCGGACGAAGTCTGGTTCGGCCCAATCCACCGTGCGGACTCGATTCCCCTTGATAATCGGCTGGACGTGCAGGCATTGGCGCAAAGACTCACCGGCGCGGGCACCGTCTCTCACGCGCCGAAAGACGCGCAGGCAATCGCCGCGGAGGTCTCCGAGACATCTAGTCCCGGGGACGTGGTGTTAATTCTGAGCAACGGCGCCTTCGGTGGGATTTACGCGCGATTTCGCGAACTGGCCCCACGCGCTACGTGAACAGTGGCGACTTGATCAGCCCCATTTTTGCGAGGCGGAACCTTAGACCTACACCCAGACATCCGAAACCGTACTTCAGGCTGCGGCTGAAATTAATGGAAGACGCCTCCTCGAAATACTTTGTCGGGCACGTCACTTCCGCAATCGTGTATCCCTTCCACAGAATCTGCGCAAGCATTTGATTGTCGAAAACGAAATCGTCGGAGTTCTCCTCCAGCGGTAGGCTTTCAAGTATCTCGCGGGAGAACGCGCGGTAGCCGGTGTGGTACTCGGAAAGTTTCGCGCCGAGCAGCACGTTCTCCGCCGCGGTGAGGAAGCGGTTCGATATGTATTTCCAGACGGGCATACCACCGCGGAGCGCGTGCCCGCCAAGAATGCGCGAGCCCAGGACACACGGATACAGACCGTTCGCAATGATCGAAGCCATAGCGGGAATGAGTTGTGGCGTGTACTGATAGTCCGGGTGCACCATGATCACGATGTCCGCGCCGCGCTCCAGCGCAATCCGGTAGCAGCTCTTCTGATTGCCGCCGTATCCCCGGTTCCTCGGGTGCGTGTGGACCGTCGTGTTCGGCAGGGTTTTGCCGATGGCCGATGTATCGTCCCTGCTCGCATCGTCGACGAGAATCACCTCGTCTACGATCCCCTGCTCCATAACTTCCGCGTGGGTCTTTTCCAGTGTCTGCGCGGCGTTGTAGGCCGGCATAACGACAACAATCTTCTTATCCTTCAACATGGATTATCATTCTACCATACTCGGCCATACAAAATGTAGTATGCGGCAGGGCAACGGCTACTACAAATTGTGCCTTACCGCCACTTCTCGACGTGTTTCCGGGCGGGCGCGCAACGGCCGTGATATAGTCACAGAGGCTGTGCCGAATCCCGATCGCGGCCGGCCCAGTCAAATACCGAGTT is a window from the Candidatus Hydrogenedentota bacterium genome containing:
- a CDS encoding arginyltransferase, with the translated sequence MKLQEIMTAGLVEMAYLGHGRCPCPYLPDREMRLLYLDGLWVEHIYDKLLDAGFRRSGTHVYRPDCKGCNECKVIRVPVESFCKSKEQRRIWNRGVRVFQSRVAPAEYSAEKLALQQRYLVHQHDQDLRELPDEDSYRRFLVDTCLGPRTREFQLWKDGRLVGLGVIDELPDALSTVNFFYDPSVSRYSPGTFSALAEIELARQWGKSYYYLGYYIADCGTMNYKSRFRPNQIKGCNDAWGAPHDE
- a CDS encoding peptidase U34 produces the protein MCDTIAIVRKDGVYFAKNSDRDPNEAQYLEWNPRQRHESGAKVTCTWIQIPQVEETYATLLSRPFWIWGAEMGTNEHGVCIGNETVFTKTRNESKPGLIGMDLLRLALERADTAEKACEVIVALLEQYGQGGGAGHEKRDFAYQNSFMVADTKSAYVLETAGRLHAIEKVEGTRTISNGLTIPGFAEKHSDYLYTRVSGCRTRQGRTHLLSQKTRGPQHLFAALRDHGARYSQPEYRWINGAMASPCMHGGGVLASSQTTASWVTEMTKERGIVHWVTATAAPCTSLFKPVRLEEPLDLGRPTDKADDSLWWRHEAFHRTVIANPTAYRDIFVPERNALEADWIENPPDPKDAFAKHDELLTQWVDKAESIHAPDIRPSYVQRYWLKRSLRAELLSLANPR
- a CDS encoding DUF2283 domain-containing protein is translated as MKIKYFADTDTLLVDFNSREVVETRDLNENVLVDLDKDGFVVSMTVEHAKQQTDLNEFSYQLSAE
- a CDS encoding UDP-N-acetylmuramate:L-alanyl-gamma-D-glutamyl-meso-diaminopimelate ligase; translated protein: MVAGARLAIEAGWEVRGSDNPLYPPTSDMVKALGVPVAEGYAATNLDWDPDVVIIGNVLSRGNVEVEAVLSRKLRYVSLPEWLKEHVLRARRPIAICGTHGKTTTTALTAYLLDALGRNPGFLIGGQPLDFPHSARLGANGAPFVIEGDEYDTAFFDKRAKFFHYLPDIAVVTSIEFDHGDIYRDVDEIEIAFQRMLRQIPKEGLLLTCADSPRAAALRGHAFSRVETYGFSESADWRGEHAGVDNAGFTRLTIYRNEAAWGNFRVPLAGRHNALNTIAALAVAAHHGGTPCALADALAAFKGVRRRMEVFLESEGVTFVDDFAHHPTAIRETIEAARERWPKRRLRVLFEPRSNTTVTNAFQHELFDAFRGADEVWFGPIHRADSIPLDNRLDVQALAQRLTGAGTVSHAPKDAQAIAAEVSETSSPGDVVLILSNGAFGGIYARFRELAPRAT
- a CDS encoding glycosyltransferase family 2 protein, translated to MLKDKKIVVVMPAYNAAQTLEKTHAEVMEQGIVDEVILVDDASRDDTSAIGKTLPNTTVHTHPRNRGYGGNQKSCYRIALERGADIVIMVHPDYQYTPQLIPAMASIIANGLYPCVLGSRILGGHALRGGMPVWKYISNRFLTAAENVLLGAKLSEYHTGYRAFSREILESLPLEENSDDFVFDNQMLAQILWKGYTIAEVTCPTKYFEEASSINFSRSLKYGFGCLGVGLRFRLAKMGLIKSPLFT